The following nucleotide sequence is from Penicillium digitatum chromosome 5, complete sequence.
AGCACCTCCCGGTAGGGCCAATCAATGTCAATAAAATAGCCAGTGAttgccataaatgcctgtcCGAATGgtgaagtccagcaatccaatgcAATTGAGATTTTGGCATCTGCTAGAAGCAGTTTGAGTGTAGAATGTTGGCGTTCTTTAACACGAGCAGATAGTCGACGTCGAACGGTATCAGCAGAGGGGATAGATGGGAGGCTTGGGGCCGAGTGTGCTTGTGATATTATCCGTCGAAACGTTGGATGTTCGATAAGGTGAAAGGGAAGTCGATTGATCGTGATAAACTGTAATAGATTATCCTCCCAAGCTGCCTCGGAGAATGGCTCTCGGAGAGTATTATCCTATTTCAATAATATGAGTGGTACGAATTGTACTAAAGGGATATCCATACTGTTGACTGAATAAACCTATCGAGCCCCCCTCGTTGCTGACCACCACTTACAGCCCTGTTGCAGGCAGACGTCCTGAGATGCCTAGTCATAGTAGTTGTACCATGACGCGCATCCTTCCCCGTTCGCATCTTTTTTGGCAGCATAAGGATGCTCAAGGATCGCAGAGCAGTGCTTACACATGACCTTTGGGCTTCCATCGCTGCTATGGGCTACCTGGGTAAAGTGGTCCCAGACATGTGAAAGATGATTTGAGTGCCATGCGACCTTGCCCTTTGATCCATGATCGGGTTGTAACCACCACTCTACCCACTCTTGGTGATTCATTCTGTCATACAAGAAGTATAACCTTTTCCGATCGGGTCCGACACGTTCAAATCGTTCAAGATGGGGGAGTAAGGGAGGGTCGTCCGGTCGAAGAAAAGCCGGTACAGATACATCAAAAGTCTGTTGGCTTGTCGATGGCGTAGCTGGGTAATTGGAGGGTATAAGGTAGGATAAGTTATCGTAGTCACCACCGAATTGTGATGATGTAAACTCAGACTGCTGACTTTGGGACATTGTAGAGTTAATAAAACCTACAACAGAAAGGGCTTTTGAGAATGCATAAAGGAGGGTCGATACATTACAAGAAGCTCTACCACCTAGAAGTGTTACTTAACTAGTTATATCAATAATCAAAAGATCAAGATAGAGTGTGATGATAGTAGTATATGATTAGTTGAATTGTTTATAGTACGTGGGGCCGGCTCGAAAAAAGCCCCTGGagctcgaaaaaaaaacccatAGAGCTCGACCAAAGCTCGTAAAACCCATTAATAGCCCATGAATAGCCCATTCCCGGCCCATTCCCAGCTCGTTGgaacttgattttcctcaAAATGTTTCAACTGATTAGCCATGAGAAAGTTTTAAATATAGGTAGCTCATCCAAAACTATTAGGACTAGTAATATAAAAGGCTCTTGGAAATGATAAATGTGTAGACTTTCTTTTAATACGAAATTCGAACAAGTTAAGCCACTTGTAATTGATATTGGTCTGATATTGATACTCCACCATAAAGATACACATAGTTCCTAGTACAGAATATATATCTCTATAGGTAATACCTCATAAGCGTAGAACATTCCAAACAAACTGATATGTACAGTCATAAAGCTTAGTTATAATGCTAATGTATCAAAGACATGTATCTATTCACTAGAATTTCCAAATATTTCCCCTTACTTGTTAGGATAATCGAGTAGAATTACATGTATAAACCAAAACATGGGTAAAAGACGGTCATTTATTTGGGTGATTCAGCCATTTTATGAACGCCAAGACCATGTTTTATCCAATTTCGAGcccaggggggggggggggggggggggggggggggacctTGGGCCCAAAGttgggctttgcggaaggTCTACCTAGCTCTAGAGTAGGTATAGTAGCTTCGAGTATAGATCACGCTTACGGTTTTCTTGAATCACGTCAGCCTCTTCAGCAAGCTACATAAACTCAGCGAGAGAAAGTCAGTGAAGCTATCCTTCGGCTTTATTATCAATTTAAAGTACACGGTGTAGGCTTCGGCACGTCGATTCGGATTCGCGAAGATAGTCTAGGTAGACAATCATATCCTTAGTATCTATATAGGGGTTTCTCGACTTAGAACTTATTCGGGGTACAATATACTTAGTTAACTAAGCCTTACCTTCGCAACGACTCTACACATAGAGCATACGATATATAGGCAACGGGTAGTGATCAGCATTTGCTTCGAGCTTCTATCGTATCACAGTCTCCTAGGTTTCAAATCGGACTTCTTTACCGTCGCTAAACATCGGAGCGTCCGGTATCTTTGCAGTCTTTCGGGTCGCGGTGGCCTCCACAATTGGTGCGCTAGCTTGGTTCTATAAATTCACGAGACGGAATACAAGATCACCCACCCCTCTCACGAACTGCAAGGTCTCGATAAGCAATCGCCTTATCTCGCTCCTGTGTGAGCGACTCGATAACAATCTCGGTTTCAATCTTATCGGAATATAGGACTGTCACTTCGTCCTCTAATTCCTGGACTTTCTTCAAGTTCTGGTACTCGCGGGCGAGCTCGTGAAACCGTTTACGAGTCGGATTCTTCTGCAATCGTGCATGCATAGAGGAACCTTCTCCAGcgtgatcttcttcatcatgtTCACCAGTATCAACTAGTCTCTGCGGTTCGGGGGTCGGGGTGTTCGGGTCCTAAGCAACTATCTCTTGCTCATTactatcttcttcttcaggcATAAAACAACAGGCTACTTACCGCGGCTAGCAGGTGGGTTTCGCTTCGATCCGACCATTTTGATTGGTCAGATGTCAAGTTCGGGTTCGGGTTCGGGTTCGGGTCTTGGCTTGTACGATGCCAAGGAACGAAAGTGGGGTAAAGCTAGACCGAGACCAATCACAATGATGGTCTGTACAGTCGTACTACTTTGTTGGAAATGAAAGTGGTACTTAGTATtatgttaccagccagttctttaaacaaaagagtgcatttcaacgagaatactaagtataaggagagaaagaagaagagagagaaaaaaacctgcgagacaggatcCTTTGTGGGGACCTGTCtcgatccaacaatcaaacaatgcaaacctcgtcaagacggaaacttccggcagaaatcctcccagatcgtcacaatcttcacacctttagtcctttttaggaatggcctttcttggctaaccgcttgtcatcatttgtgtaatttaatatggtatccgcatagtaaatgacaccctcatcacctgactcttggccacatataaccctacaCCAAAATACTTAgccgagatcatgtgcctgctccacaattcatatcgcacagtaacaattccactataccataattaatttttgaagctattcacagatctcattttgtataCTCCTATTGatcacttaatttacatgttcctggcctggtttgactgcctcgctccccgagaacaccccccccccccccgagaaccccagggtagctgcccacttgttgagctcggtaaggcctcttctggggtggcaaatcggtcgatcgggggaggcgattcctatggttcatatgcttcggCAGGTaggggaggagtattatagtaaggatccataatgagatctgggaatagcttcaaaaaattaattatggtatagtggaattgttactgtgcgatatgaattgtggagaaggcacatgatctcggcTAAGTATTTTGGtgtagggttatatgtggccaagagtcaggtgatgagggtgtcatttactatgcggataccatattaaattaca
It contains:
- a CDS encoding Zinc finger, CCHC-type, encoding MVGSKRNPPASRVDTGEHDEEDHAGEGSSMHARLQKNPTRKRFHELAREYQNLKKVQELEDEVTVLYSDKIETEIVIESLTQERDKAIAYRDLAVRERGG